One region of Zingiber officinale cultivar Zhangliang chromosome 7B, Zo_v1.1, whole genome shotgun sequence genomic DNA includes:
- the LOC122004453 gene encoding tyrosine-protein phosphatase DSP3-like, whose translation MRVCSLARVRRVCSLFLARHLFLLPTFISQRSQIGVSSLAPPESLGMMVLEAPAAAPEEEALPWPIVERRAEGAGSASVSEDEVLVPPFNFGVVEHGIYRSGFPAAANVQFLRTLNLKSFVCLCSEQYSEEVAEFARSERIRIFQFGLGGTRETLSTVTSDIITRALGAILGTDFTITRLMHRTGCLVGCFRKLQHWRISSVHEEYIKFAAPKVRESDMKFMEAFDPSCLTECVAGIIYRYHGFGSQSRRLAYNETQ comes from the exons ATGCGGGTGTGCTCCCTCGCTCGCGTCCGCAGAGTCTGTTCGCTGTTCCTTGCCCGCCATTTGTTCCTTCTTCCCACATTCATCTCCCAGCGATCCCAGATCGGAGTCTCCTCCCTCGCCCCGCCGGAGTCCCTCGGCATGATGGTCTTGGAGGCCCCGGCGGCGGCGCCGGAGGAAGAAGCGCTCCCCTGGCCGATCGTGGAACGGCGGGCGGAGGGCGCGGGGAGTGCTTCTGTTTCCGAGGACGAGGTTTTGGTTCCGCCTTTCAACTTCGGGGTGGTCGAACACGGCATCTACCGATCGGGGTTCCCCGCGGCGGCCAACGTTCAGTTTTTGAGGACTCTCAACTTGAAATCCTTCGT GTGCCTCTGTTCGGAGCAATATTCGGAGGAGGTTGCCGAGTTTGCGAGGTCCGAGAGGATTCGGATTTTCCAGTTTGGGCTCGGAGGCACCAGG GAAACTTTATCAACTGTTACTAGCGATATCATCACACGGGCTCTTGGAGCCATACTCGGTACTGATTTCACTATAACACGACTAATG CATCGCACAGGCTGCCTTGTTGGCTGCTTCAGAAAACTGCAGCATTGGCGCATATCCTCCGTGCACGAAGAGTACATAAAATTCGCAGCACCCAAAGTCCGGGAATCCGACATGAAATTCATGGAGGCGTTTGATCCTTCTTGTCTGACGGAATGCGTCGCGGGCATCATCTACCGCTACCACGGCTTCGGCAGCCAGTCCAGGCGCCTTGCCTACAATGAAACGCAATAG